One part of the Coffea eugenioides isolate CCC68of chromosome 10, Ceug_1.0, whole genome shotgun sequence genome encodes these proteins:
- the LOC113748906 gene encoding purple acid phosphatase-like has product MGFKLYSFAGFSFYLFVGLTLHLQVLEFCSAGTTSSYVRKYNYDIDMPLDSDVFRVPPGYNAPQQVHMTQGDSEGRGVIVSWITADEPGSNIVLYWPENSKHIFRADGIVLTYKYYNYTSGFIHHCTIEDLEYDTKYNYEVGIGNTTRQFWFVTPPKVGPDVPYTFGLIGDLGQTFDSNTTVAHYQLNPAKGQTVLYVGDLSYADDYPYHNNIRWDTWGRFTERSAAYQPWIWTAGNHEIDFSPNIGEPKPFKPYTHRYFVPYRPSDSTSPLWYSIKRASAHIIVMSSYSGYGKYTPQYKWFTSELSRVNRNETPWLIVLMHCPMYNSYETHYMEGETMRVMYEKWLVEYKVDVVFAGHVHSYERSERVSNIRYNIVNKRCTPTKDESAPVYITIGDGGNLEGLATKMTEPQPEYSAYREASFGHGIFDVKNRTHAHFSWHRNQDGVAIEADSVWLHNRYWKTMAEPSIAVS; this is encoded by the exons ATGGGTTTCAAGCTATATAGTTTTGCTGGATTCTCTTTCTATCTGTTTGTTGGATTGACCTTACATCTTCAGGTTCTTGAGTTCTGCTCTGCTGGAACGACAAGCAGCTATGTAAGAAAGTATAATTATGATATCGATATGCCCTTAGACAGTGATGTCTTTAGAGTTCCCCCCGGTTACAATGCTCCACAGCAG GTACATATGACACAAGGGGATAGTGAGGGAAGAGGTGTGATTGTCTCTTGGATCACAGCTGATGAACCTGGCTCAAATATAGTGCTCTATTGGCCTGAAAATAGCAAGCATATATTTCGTGCTGATGGCATTGTCCTTACCTACAAGTATTACAACTATACATCGGGATTTATTCACCATTGTACCATTGAAGATTTGGAG TATGATACCAAATACAACTATGAAGTAGGGATTGGGAACACAACCAGACAATTTTGGTTCGTTACACCTCCCAAAGTTGGTCCTGATGTTCCTTATACGTTTGGTCTCATAG GGGATCTTGGGCAGACTTTTGACTCCAATACAACTGTGGCTCATTATCAGTTGAATCCAGCAAAAGGACAGACGGTACTTTATGTTGGAGACCTCTCTTACGCTGATGATTACCCATATCACAACAACATTAGGTGGGATACTTGGGGAAGGTTTACAGAGAGAAGTGCTGCATATCAACCATGGATTTGGACAGCAGGGAATCATGAAATTGATTTTAGTCCTAATATT GGGGAACCTAAACCTTTCAAGCCCTATACACACCGATATTTTGTGCCATACAGACCATCAGACAGTACATCTCCCCTTTGGTACTCAATCAAGAGAGCTTCAGCTCACATCATTGTCATGTCTTCGTACTCTGGTTATG GTAAATACACTCCTCAATACAAATGGTTTACCAGTGAGCTAAGTAGAGTGAACCGGAATGAAACACCTTGGCTCATTGTACTCATGCATTGTCCTATGTATAATAGCTACGAAACTCACTATATGGAAGGGGAAACCATGCGAGTGATGTATGAGAAATGGCTTGTGGAGTACAAGGTTGATGTTGTGTTTGCTGGCCATGTTCATTCCTATGAAAGATCT GAGCGCGTATCAAACATCAGGTACAATATTGTCAACAAGAGATGCACTCCTACGAAGGATGAGTCTGCCCCAGTCTATATTACCATAGGAGACGGAGGAAACCTTGAAGGATTGGCCACAAA GATGACAGAGCCACAACCAGAGTACTCTGCATATCGAGAAGCTAGCTTTGGACACGGCATTTTTGATGTTAAGAATAGGACTCATGCCCATTTCAGTTGGCATCGCAATCAAGATGGTGTTGCCATAGAAGCTGATTCTGTATGGCTACATAATCGATACTGGAAAACGATGGCAGAACCATCCATAGCTGTTTCATGA